A region of the Thalassoroseus pseudoceratinae genome:
TGGACGCCAAGAGCGGAATGCTTGCGCCCACCATCGATCGACTGAGCGGTGGCCAGTCAACGGAAAGAAGTGGGAAGCGGAGTCTTTCCCCGCAGTGATCCCATTGCGGAGGATTCCCTTCGTGTTCTTAACAGGCGACCAATGGACTACGAGCATCGACTTTGACGCATAACGATGAAGCTCAGCCGCCGGGGGCGGCACTACGCCTCAAAGTAGCACGTAGACGCCAACGCCGCAAGAAGGCAAGACCGTCTGGCCCACGGTCGGCTGCAGCGGTGGGTTCTACGGCATTGCAGAGGCCCCATGAGGTACTTGGCGAACTCGGGTTCTCGAACTCGTCGAGCTGTTTCGGCCGCCTCGCATGCTCACGGCGCGACGGTCGTTGGGCCGGAGATGAACGGAACCGACGGCGACCCTACCGACTCGCGCTCGTGGGCGCGGCCCCAGGCCCGCGGCGGTAGGTTAAACTGGCGGCTAAACTCACGGCTAAACTGCGATGCGCTCGCGTACCCGACGGCGTACGCGGCTTCGCTGACCGTCGCGCCCTGCCGAAGCAGCAGCGCGGCGTTGTTGAGCCGCATCGCCTTGATGAACTGCAACGGGGCATAGGTCGTGGCCGCCTTGAAGCGGCGATCGAACACGGCCCGACTCATCCCGGCACGCCGGGCGAGGTCGTCGACCGAGATCGCCTCGTGGAGGTGGTCGCGCACGTAGCCCACAATCCGCGCCATCTCCTGTCCCCCGCCAAGGTGGCTCCGGATGCGTGCGCCAGCCTCGCCCTGGATTGCGGCGTAAACCACCTCACGGACGCGCCCCGGCCCAAGGACCCGGACCGCTTCCGGGTGGCCAAGGAGGTCGAGCATCCGCCGGAGCGCCTCCGTGAAGGCAGGATCCCACCGAGCGACACCAAGCCCGCTCAGGCTATC
Encoded here:
- a CDS encoding AraC family transcriptional regulator is translated as MTDLSALIARHLPAPGFFDTPMDGVQLFRVDAPLSRVSTVYPPSLCVILQGTKRVYLNGRTYVYEAGQALFVAMSIPVEAEILAATPEAPVLGLMLSLESRVAAETIVACQAARTSNAPVASAAGADSLSGLGVARWDPAFTEALRRMLDLLGHPEAVRVLGPGRVREVVYAAIQGEAGARIRSHLGGGQEMARIVGYVRDHLHEAISVDDLARRAGMSRAVFDRRFKAATTYAPLQFIKAMRLNNAALLLRQGATVSEAAYAVGYASASQFSREFSRQFNLPPRAWGRAHERESVGSPSVPFISGPTTVAP